Genomic segment of Antricoccus suffuscus:
TCCGGGCGATCCCTATGAGCTGATGAGTATCGTCGCGGACGATCTGAAGTTCCGGATGCCGTCGCCAGACACTGCGCTTCGCGTCGCGCGCGGACTTGGCTTGGGTGTCCTACATCGCCCAGAGCTTCCGCCTGAAGAGGTTTTGCCTCAATGGCAGCGGACGCTCAAGGGAATCAAGCACTCGAAGGTCCGCGATGCCGAAGCGATCCACCATCACTACGACGTCTCCAACAGGTTCTACGAGCTCGTCCTCGGTGACTCGATGACCTATACGTGTGCTTGCTATCCAGACCTGGACGCAAGCCTGGAAACCGCGCAAGACGCGAAGTATGCGCTTGTCGCCGGCAAGCTCGGCCTGAAGCCGGGCGACCGGCTGCTTGACGTCGGCTGTGGCTGGGGCGGCATGGTGCGACACGCTGCCAAACAAGGCGTCAAGGCGCTCGGCGTCACGCTCTCTGCCGAGCAGGCCCAATGGGCGCAGCGGAAGATCGAAGAGGAGGGACTGGGTGACCTCGCCGAGGTGCGCTACATGGACTATCGCGACGTCCAGGAGAGCGATTTCGACGCCGTGAGCTCGATCGGGCTCACCGAACACATCGGAATCGCGCAGTATCCGGCGTACTTCCGGTTCCTGAAGTCGCGGCTACGCACCGGCGGCCGGCTTCTCAACCACTGCATCACTATGCCGAACGACCGCAAACGGGTCGAGCGCAACGGCGTCATCAACCGTTATGTCTTTCCCGACGGTGAGCTCACGAGCGCTGGGCACATCATCAGTGTGATGGAGCGCGTCGGTCTTGAGCCGCGCCACGAAGAGAATCTCCGCGAGCACTACGCGATGACATTGCGCGACTGGAACGCTAATCTAGCGGCGAACTGGGACGAGGCGGTCGCAGAGGCCGGAGAAAACAGGGCTCGTATTTGGGGTCTCTATATGGCGGGTTCTCGACTCGCCTTCGAACGCAACGAGATTCAGCTGCACCAGGTGCTCGCGACAAAGACCGCGGATGCCGGCAAGTCGTCGTTTCCGCTGCGCCCTGATTGGTGATTTAGCCGTTGCGCTAGGTTGGGTATGACCGCGCGGCCGCTCGGGCCGCAGCGCGGCGAGGCCGAACTCTCGCTGCCAACATGCCGATCTCTGGAGCGTGATGGTGCAGGAAGCCAAAATGACAGACCAATATCGAACCGATGGAAAAGCCCGGTTTGACGACATCTACGACATGCCCGACCCGCGTGCCTACTTCGATGCCCTCGGGCCTCTTAATTACGACATACCGCAGCAAGCGATGCCGATCTTCACTCGACTACTGGAGCGACATCGGGCCCGGTTTAGCGCCGGAGCAGGGGTCCTGGACCTTTGCTGCTCATACGGAATTAACGCTGCGCTGATGCGCTCGGATCTGACATTGAACGATTTGACGAGCCACTACACCGATCCGTCGGTGGCGAACTTGTCTCCGGAGGAGATGGCCAGGGCTGACAGGGAGTTCTTTGCGCAGCATCGACGTCCCAACGGCCCCCGCACTATTGGTCTCGACGCGGCGCGCAATGCCGTGAGCTACGCCTGCCAGGCAGGACTTTTGGATTCGGGTCTCGCCGAGGACCTCGAAAACAACGAGCCATCGAGTCAGTTCGCCGAGACTATTGAAGGCGTTGAGCTCATCACGACCACCGGTGGCGTCGGGTACATCACCGATCGCACCTTCGGTCGGATTTTGCAAGCGCTCCCGGAGGACTCGACACCCTGGGTTGCCGCATTTGTACTGCGGATGTACTCGTACGACGAGATCGCGATCAGACTTGCCGAACACGGGTTAGTCACCGAACAGCTTCCAGGCGTCACCTTCCATCAGCGCGAGTTCGCCTCAGACGAGGAGCGAGACTCGACGTTGCGCGCCGTCCGCGCGCGGGGGCTCGACACCGCAGACATCGAGGAGAAAGGCAGCTACTACGCGACTTTGTTCCTGTCGCGTCCGGCCGCTGACGTCGATGCTGAACCGATCGAAAAACTACTCGGAGACATCACCACCGCCCGTTAGCACTAACCTTCATCGCCCCTGGTCGGAACGTCGACTGGGGGCGATTTTTCTTGCTCCTCGGTGGTCTCGGGCCTGAACATTCGATCAATCTGTGATCATTTGCGCGCTTTAGCAAATGTTTCAAAACCGCATCCTTCTGTCATATCAGCAAACAAGGCATTGACGCAGTCGCGTTGTGCCGAATAGTCTTCGCCGCGGACTTGATGACCAATCGTTCAGTGGAGGATCAGCGGTTCGATTCGCAGTGCCAAAACTATTGGAGGATGCAGTGAAACGACGTATTGCCGCAGTTGCCGTTGCTGGTGCATGTATCGCGCTCACGTTGACGGCGTGTGGGGGACGGAATGACAAGGGAGCTTCGGCCAGCGGATGTGACACCGGCATCACCGATTCCGAGATCAATTTGGGCACCAGCGTCCCGATGTCCGGCGCCGGTGCGGCGTACGGCGTGCTCGCCAAGACCGCGCAGGCCTATTTTGACGACCTGAATGCCGATGGCGGGGTCAAGATGGGCGATGGCAAGACCCGCAAGATCAAGTACTTCACCGAAGACGATGCCTATGACCCGGCGCGGACCGTGAGCAACGTGCGCAAGCTTGTCGAGCAGGACAAGGTCTTTGCCATCTATAGCGTGCTTGGCACTTCGCCCAACCTAGCGATTTCGGACTACGTCAATGGCAAGGGCATTCCGACACTATTTTCTCAGACGGGCACCGATGAGTTCCTGAACAACACCAAGGAGAAGCCGTGGATCGTGGGCTATCTTCCTCAGTATCAGTTCGAGGCGCATGTGATGGCCCAGTACGTGCTGGACAACGCACCCAACGGCAAGGTTGGGCTGCTTTATCAGAATGACGGTTTTGGCAAGGGGATGTTGGCGAACTTCGAGAAGGAGTTCAAGGGCACGAGCGTCCAGATCGTCGGTTCGCAGGGTTACGAACAGTCCGGCGGCTCGATCGACTCGCAGATCGTCAACCTACAGAACTCGGGCGCGGATGTGTTCCTCGACTACGCAACGGGGACGTTCATGACTCAGTCGCTCAAGAAGAAGGGTGAGCTTGGCTGGCACCCGCTGACGATCCTGACTTCAGGGTCAAATGACGCGACCACGCTCGTCGGTCCGGCGGGGGCTGAGGCGACTAACGGGGCCGTTTCCTTCAAATGGATGAAGGACGTCTCGGACACGTCGTGGACCGATGACGCCGGAATGAAGAAGTGGATCGCGTTTGCCACTAAGCACTCGGTCGATCCAATGAATGGCATTGCGTCCAGTGGTTACATGACGACACAGGTCTTGCAGAAGGTGCTGGAGAACACGAACGGCTGCAAACGTCAGGACATGCTCGATGCCGTGTACAGCCTCTCGGGAGTAACCCCCGACTTGATCCTGCCGGGCGTAGCGATTGAGACCAAGAAGGGTTATCCGTACATTTTGACCCAGGTGCAGATGTCGAAATTTGACGGTGCGCATTGGAAGCCCGAGGGCAAAATCATCAAGCACGGCGATAAGTAATCACCGATGGCCCACGCGATTAACACGCCATCACCCGCGGTCGAACCGCTGCTTAAGGTCGAGGACCTTAAGCTGCGGTTCGGCGGGGTGATCGCGCTCGACGGACCGTCGTTCGACATCCGACCAGGCGAGGTCTGCGGACTGATCGGTCCCAACGGTGCGGGCAAGACCACGACGTTCAACTGCATCAGCCGGCTGTACCAACCCGACTCGGGGCAGATCACCCTCGATGGAGTCGATCTGCTCTCTGTGCGGACCGACCAGATTTCCGAGTACGGCGTCGCCCGAACTTTCCAGAACCTTGGATTGTTCGGCTCAATGACGGTGATCGAGAACGTGCTCGCCGGCGCATATCACCGCACCAAAGCGGGACTGTGGGCATCCGCGCTCGGCCTGCCCAGCACCCGCAAGGAGGAGCGCCGCGAGATTGGCCGGGCCCGAGAGTTGCTGGCCGACCTCGGTCTGTCCGATGTGGCGGACCAGCTTGCGGCCGGACTGCCCTACGGCACTCTCAAACGGGTTGAGCTAGCTCGTGCCCTGATGGCGGAGCCGCGGCTGCTGATGCTGGATGAGCCGGCCAACGGTCTCATCCACGAAGAGGTCATGGAGCTTGCAACGACTGTGCGGCAGTTGTCCAAGGATCGCGGCTTTGCGGTTCTTCTCGTAGAACACCACATGGCCATGGTGATGGCGGTGTCCGACTCGGTGGTCGTGCTCAACTTCGGCCGGCTGATCGCGGAAGGTACGCCGGACGAGGTCAAGAACAACGCGACAGTCATCCAGGCGTATCTCGGAGGTGCGGCATGAGTCTCCTCGAGGTAGCCGGGCTCACGGCGGGCTACGGTCCGGTGCGAATACTCCACGGCATCGACTTGGATATCCACGAGGGCGACGTCTCGGTCGTGCTCGGCGCTAACGGAGCGGGAAAGACGACGCTGCTGCGGGCATTGTCAGGCATGATCCCGGCCAAGGGCACCGTGATGCTTGCAGGAGAATCACTGATAGGTAAGGCAAGCGAGCAGGTCGCCTCCAGAGGCGTGGCACACGTCCCGCAGGGTCGCGGCACCTTCACCGATATGAGTGTCGAGGACAATCTCAAGGTCGGTGGATACCTGCTCAAAGACAAGAGCATGACGTCCGCGATGGATCGTTGGTTCGAGACTTTTCCTCGCCTGTCCGAGCGACGTAAACAACAGGCGGGCAGCCTCAGCGGCGGGGAACAGCAGATGCTGGCGATCGCGCGCGCACTTATGTCGTCACCGCGTTTGCTGTTGCTGGACGAGCCATCGCTCGGGCTCGCGCCCAATACGACGGCGGATCTGTTTAGCTCACTGTCGCAGATCAACAACGAGACTGATACGACAATCCTGGTCGTCGAACAAAACGCTCATTTGGCCCTGGCGATCGGGGATAACGCGGTCGTCATCGAATCCGGCAAGGTCGTCGTTCGCGGCACCGCAGCGGAGTTGGAGAAAGACGACGGCGTACGTCGTGCGTACCTCGGCTACTAACAACTCGCGTTCTTATCGGCTTCGGGCCGAATTTATAGGAAGGAGCCTGCCATGCAGTTGTTTCTGCAACAACTGATGGATGGCATCGCCACCGGAGCGTTGTATGGCGCGATGGCGCTGAGCATTGTGCTGGTCTATCGCGCCTCTGGCATCGTCAACTTCGCACAGGGCGAGATGGCTATGTTCGCCGCGTTTATCGCGTGGCAGGCGTATGCGTGGGGCGTGCCGTTGTGGCTCGCGATCGTGATCGCGATGATCATCGCCTTCATCGGCGGTGCACTCGCCGAGCGTTTGCTCATTCGGCCGTTCGGCACCGAGAAATCCGGCCACCTCCCGCTCATCATCGTGACCCTCGGGCTGATGCTGATGCTCAACAGCGGCGCAGCGTGGATCTGGGGCTACCTGACCAAGGAGGTACCGCCCGTCTACGGCTCGGGTGGTCTATCGATCGCCGGTGCGTCGATCTCGCGACAGGGCCTCGGCATCATCCTGACCGTGGCCGTCGGTGCTGGCCTGCTGTTCTTCTTGTTTCAGAGGACCAAGCTTGGCCTCACGATGCGTGCGGCGGCGAGCAATCCCGAATCGGCAAGGCTTTCTGGGGTGCCGGTGGGCCGGATGCTCCTATTTGGGTGGGGTCTGGCGGCAGCTGTCGGTGCGCTGGTCGGCGCACTCGTTGCTCCGCAGCTGTTTCTGCAGCCCAACATGATGGCCTCGCTGCTGCTATATGCCTTCGCTGCGGCTACGCTCGGCGGTTTTGATAGCCCAGTCGGCGCATTGGTCGGTGGGCTGGTCGTCGGTGTCTCGGAGAACCTTGCCGGCACCTATATTCCATTCATTGGTAACGAGTTCAAGCAGGCTGTCGCGTTGGTCATCATCATGGCGGTGCTTCTGTTGAAGCCTGAAGGCTTGTTCGGCGCGAAGACGGTGACGCGGGTATGAGTCTCGATACGGATCTCAAGCAAGATGACACGAGTGGCCCGGGAGTCGAAAGTGCCGCTCCGCGGGGAGGGCTAAGGGGCCGTTTCAAGTCGTTGCGCGTCGTACAGGCGCCCCTCGACGCACCGACCTGGCTGCGATGGTCAGTGTTTGCTCTCGTCATAGTCGTCGCGGTAGCGATACCACTGAACTCACCGACGTACGTCAATTTCGACCTCAGCATGGTGATGATCTATGCGATCGTCGGAATGGGACTCAACCTGCTGACCGGGTTTAACGGTCAGATATCCCTGGGGCACAGCGCATTTTTCGCTACTGGCGCATACATAGCGGCTGTCCTCATCAAAGATGGCTGGCAATATTTGCTCGTGCTTCCGGTTGCCCTGGTCGTCTGCTTCATACTTGGTTATCTATTCGGCCTGCCCGCGCTGCGGTTACGCGGCCTTCAGCTGGCTCTTGTCACGTTGGCGCTTGCGATCATCACGCCGGCGTTAATTAAGCGGCTGGATGGCATTACCAAGGGCCAAGAAGGAATCAACATCTTCCTGAAGGACCCGCCGGTCTGGACCGGATTGGCCACCGATCAGTGGGTCTACCTGATCTGCCTTGTTGCGGTGGTCATCGCCTGGATCGTCACGCGCCGGATATCGACGGGTCGGGTGGGCCGCTCATTGATCGCGATCCGCGATAATGAGCTCGTATCGCAGACGCTTGGCGTGCGCAGTTCGCGGACGAAGACCGCGATCTTTGCCCTCAGCGCGGCTTACGCCGGTCTTGCGGGTGTGCTCTACACCTATGTCGTGCAGTTCGTCGGGCCGGACTCTTTTGGTATCGCGCTCGCAATTGCGTTCATCTCGATCGTCGTGGTCGGCGGCCTCGGAACCGTGAGCGGCGCAATCTTCGGTGCGTTCTTCATCCAGTACGTGCCGACTTGGACCGCCAGCATCGGCGACTCGGCGGCTGGCTTTGTCTACGGGTTTGCGTTGGTGCTGTTCATGTTCGTAATGCCGTTTGGCATCGCTGGGCTGGTGCGCGCGGTGCTGCGGCCGCTCGTGCGTCGAATTCCGGGTCGGCGCTCGGATCTGACGCAGTCCGCGAAGACCGGCTAATTACATACAATCGACGTATGTCGCGAAAAATAAGTTGACCTAGATTCGGCATAACCTTGATTTCGCCACTCGGCGACCGATAGATTGCACACAAAGTGCGATATCGGTCGCCGGTTCGGTCAAGGGGAGTCTCGGCATGCTGTTTAGTGATGTATTGCGCCGCAACGCAACACGCACACCGCAAAATAACGCGTTAC
This window contains:
- a CDS encoding ABC transporter ATP-binding protein — encoded protein: MSLLEVAGLTAGYGPVRILHGIDLDIHEGDVSVVLGANGAGKTTLLRALSGMIPAKGTVMLAGESLIGKASEQVASRGVAHVPQGRGTFTDMSVEDNLKVGGYLLKDKSMTSAMDRWFETFPRLSERRKQQAGSLSGGEQQMLAIARALMSSPRLLLLDEPSLGLAPNTTADLFSSLSQINNETDTTILVVEQNAHLALAIGDNAVVIESGKVVVRGTAAELEKDDGVRRAYLGY
- a CDS encoding ABC transporter ATP-binding protein; its protein translation is MAHAINTPSPAVEPLLKVEDLKLRFGGVIALDGPSFDIRPGEVCGLIGPNGAGKTTTFNCISRLYQPDSGQITLDGVDLLSVRTDQISEYGVARTFQNLGLFGSMTVIENVLAGAYHRTKAGLWASALGLPSTRKEERREIGRARELLADLGLSDVADQLAAGLPYGTLKRVELARALMAEPRLLMLDEPANGLIHEEVMELATTVRQLSKDRGFAVLLVEHHMAMVMAVSDSVVVLNFGRLIAEGTPDEVKNNATVIQAYLGGAA
- a CDS encoding ABC transporter substrate-binding protein: MKRRIAAVAVAGACIALTLTACGGRNDKGASASGCDTGITDSEINLGTSVPMSGAGAAYGVLAKTAQAYFDDLNADGGVKMGDGKTRKIKYFTEDDAYDPARTVSNVRKLVEQDKVFAIYSVLGTSPNLAISDYVNGKGIPTLFSQTGTDEFLNNTKEKPWIVGYLPQYQFEAHVMAQYVLDNAPNGKVGLLYQNDGFGKGMLANFEKEFKGTSVQIVGSQGYEQSGGSIDSQIVNLQNSGADVFLDYATGTFMTQSLKKKGELGWHPLTILTSGSNDATTLVGPAGAEATNGAVSFKWMKDVSDTSWTDDAGMKKWIAFATKHSVDPMNGIASSGYMTTQVLQKVLENTNGCKRQDMLDAVYSLSGVTPDLILPGVAIETKKGYPYILTQVQMSKFDGAHWKPEGKIIKHGDK
- a CDS encoding branched-chain amino acid ABC transporter permease translates to MQLFLQQLMDGIATGALYGAMALSIVLVYRASGIVNFAQGEMAMFAAFIAWQAYAWGVPLWLAIVIAMIIAFIGGALAERLLIRPFGTEKSGHLPLIIVTLGLMLMLNSGAAWIWGYLTKEVPPVYGSGGLSIAGASISRQGLGIILTVAVGAGLLFFLFQRTKLGLTMRAAASNPESARLSGVPVGRMLLFGWGLAAAVGALVGALVAPQLFLQPNMMASLLLYAFAAATLGGFDSPVGALVGGLVVGVSENLAGTYIPFIGNEFKQAVALVIIMAVLLLKPEGLFGAKTVTRV
- a CDS encoding class I SAM-dependent methyltransferase, coding for MNTRLELVGGERQPRAKIGEIVELLVGAELPVRFSAYDGSTTGKEEATISLRLENERGLRYIATAPGELGLVRAYLAGDLVLDGVHPGDPYELMSIVADDLKFRMPSPDTALRVARGLGLGVLHRPELPPEEVLPQWQRTLKGIKHSKVRDAEAIHHHYDVSNRFYELVLGDSMTYTCACYPDLDASLETAQDAKYALVAGKLGLKPGDRLLDVGCGWGGMVRHAAKQGVKALGVTLSAEQAQWAQRKIEEEGLGDLAEVRYMDYRDVQESDFDAVSSIGLTEHIGIAQYPAYFRFLKSRLRTGGRLLNHCITMPNDRKRVERNGVINRYVFPDGELTSAGHIISVMERVGLEPRHEENLREHYAMTLRDWNANLAANWDEAVAEAGENRARIWGLYMAGSRLAFERNEIQLHQVLATKTADAGKSSFPLRPDW
- a CDS encoding branched-chain amino acid ABC transporter permease, which translates into the protein MSLDTDLKQDDTSGPGVESAAPRGGLRGRFKSLRVVQAPLDAPTWLRWSVFALVIVVAVAIPLNSPTYVNFDLSMVMIYAIVGMGLNLLTGFNGQISLGHSAFFATGAYIAAVLIKDGWQYLLVLPVALVVCFILGYLFGLPALRLRGLQLALVTLALAIITPALIKRLDGITKGQEGINIFLKDPPVWTGLATDQWVYLICLVAVVIAWIVTRRISTGRVGRSLIAIRDNELVSQTLGVRSSRTKTAIFALSAAYAGLAGVLYTYVVQFVGPDSFGIALAIAFISIVVVGGLGTVSGAIFGAFFIQYVPTWTASIGDSAAGFVYGFALVLFMFVMPFGIAGLVRAVLRPLVRRIPGRRSDLTQSAKTG